A stretch of Pseudomonas sp. 7SR1 DNA encodes these proteins:
- a CDS encoding M48 family metalloprotease: MTFLRPTLLTLACLLASPGFADDLPSLGDASSAIVSPEQEHQLGRAWLALLRSQVAQLNDPQLKDYVETSVYKLVETSQVNDRRLEFILINSPQLNAFAAPGGIVGVNGGLFLNAQTEGEYASVMAHELAHLSQRHFARGVEAQQRIQVPMMAALLTGIVIAAAGGGDAGIAAIAGTQAAAIQEQRRFSRQNEQEADRIGILNLEKAGYDPRAMPTMFERLMRQYRFDARPPEFLLTHPVTESRIADTRNRAEQARPGGIEDSMRYQLIRARVQLIYEETPGLGAKRFRAQLDENPKNDVARYGLAIAQIKGGQLNEARENLKPLLAKSPDEIIYNLAQTDLDITSNRLADAQSRVDRLLRQYPANYPLNQVRVDLLLKQNRPADAEKALETLLKTRPDDPDVWYMVAETRGLSGNIIGLHQARAEYFALVGDYRQAIQQLDFAKRRAGTNFPLSSRIDARQRELMEQERMVKDMMG, encoded by the coding sequence ATGACATTTCTGCGCCCCACCCTGCTGACGCTCGCTTGCCTGCTTGCCTCACCAGGCTTCGCCGACGACCTGCCGTCACTTGGCGACGCCAGTTCTGCCATCGTCTCGCCGGAACAGGAACACCAGCTGGGTCGCGCCTGGCTGGCTTTGCTGCGCAGCCAGGTCGCGCAACTCAACGATCCGCAACTCAAGGACTATGTCGAGACCAGCGTCTACAAGCTGGTGGAAACCAGCCAGGTCAACGACCGGCGCCTGGAGTTCATCCTGATCAACAGCCCCCAGCTCAACGCCTTCGCCGCACCAGGGGGAATCGTCGGGGTCAACGGCGGCCTGTTCCTCAATGCCCAGACCGAAGGCGAATATGCCTCGGTCATGGCCCACGAACTGGCGCACTTGTCGCAACGCCACTTTGCCCGCGGCGTCGAAGCCCAGCAGCGCATACAGGTGCCCATGATGGCAGCGCTGCTGACCGGCATCGTGATTGCCGCTGCCGGCGGTGGAGATGCGGGAATCGCAGCCATCGCCGGGACCCAGGCGGCGGCCATCCAGGAACAACGGCGCTTTTCCCGCCAGAACGAACAGGAAGCCGACCGCATCGGCATCCTGAACCTGGAAAAGGCTGGCTATGACCCACGCGCCATGCCGACCATGTTCGAACGTCTGATGCGTCAATACCGCTTCGATGCCAGGCCACCGGAATTCCTGCTGACCCACCCGGTGACCGAGTCCCGGATCGCCGACACGCGCAACCGCGCCGAGCAGGCCAGGCCAGGCGGCATCGAAGACAGCATGCGCTACCAATTGATTCGCGCGCGGGTCCAATTGATCTACGAGGAAACCCCGGGCCTAGGCGCCAAGCGCTTCCGGGCGCAACTGGATGAAAACCCGAAGAACGACGTGGCCCGCTATGGCCTGGCGATCGCCCAGATCAAGGGTGGCCAGTTGAATGAAGCCCGGGAGAATCTCAAGCCGCTGCTGGCCAAGTCCCCCGACGAGATCATCTACAACCTGGCCCAGACGGACCTGGACATTACCAGCAACCGACTGGCGGATGCCCAGTCACGCGTCGACCGGTTGCTGCGGCAATACCCCGCCAACTATCCGCTCAACCAGGTGCGCGTCGACCTGCTGCTCAAGCAGAACCGTCCCGCCGATGCCGAGAAGGCCTTGGAAACACTGCTCAAGACCCGCCCGGACGATCCCGACGTCTGGTACATGGTGGCCGAGACCCGCGGCCTGTCCGGCAACATCATCGGCTTGCACCAGGCCCGCGCCGAGTACTTCGCCCTGGTGGGCGACTATCGCCAGGCCATCCAGCAACTGGATTTCGCCAAGCGGCGTGCCGGCACCAACTTCCCGTTGTCGTCACGTATCGACGCCCGGCAACGCGAGCTCATGGAGCAGGAGCGCATGGTCAAGGACATGATGGGCTGA
- a CDS encoding DegQ family serine endoprotease, with translation MSIPRLKTYLSIFATVLVLGQGVPAMAADLPDFTHLVEEASPAVVNISTTQKLPDRRVSDPQMPDLEGLPPMLREFFERGMPQPRSPGGGRQREAQSLGSGFIISPDGYILTNNHVIADADEILVRLADRSELKAKLVGTDPRSDVALLKIEGKDLPVLKLGKSQNLKAGQWVVAIGSPFGFDHTVTQGIVSAIGRSLPNENYVPFIQTDVPINPGNSGGPLFNLDGEVVGINSQIYTRSGGFMGVSFAIPIDVAMDVSNQLKSEGKVSRGWLGVVIQEVNKDLAESFGLEKPAGALVAQIQEGGPAAKGGLQVGDVILKLNDQPIIMSADLPHLVGALKAGAKANLEVIREGKRKNVELTVGAIPEEGAELESQPKSGIERSSNRLGVAVVELTAEQKRTLELQGGVVIKEVQDGPAALIGLQPGDIITHLNNQAISSAKQFTDIANALPKNRSVSMRVLRQGRASFITFKLAE, from the coding sequence ATGTCGATACCACGCTTGAAAACCTATCTATCCATTTTCGCCACTGTGCTGGTGCTCGGTCAGGGCGTTCCCGCCATGGCGGCCGATTTGCCTGACTTCACCCACCTGGTCGAGGAGGCTTCTCCTGCGGTGGTGAACATCAGTACGACCCAGAAACTGCCGGATCGCCGTGTATCGGATCCGCAGATGCCGGATCTGGAAGGTTTGCCGCCCATGTTGCGCGAATTCTTCGAGCGCGGGATGCCCCAGCCACGCTCCCCCGGCGGTGGTCGTCAGCGTGAGGCACAGTCCCTGGGCTCGGGCTTCATCATTTCTCCGGACGGTTACATCCTGACCAATAACCATGTGATCGCCGACGCCGACGAAATCCTGGTGCGCCTGGCCGATCGCAGCGAATTGAAGGCCAAGCTGGTCGGCACCGATCCACGTTCCGACGTGGCGCTGCTGAAAATCGAAGGCAAGGACCTGCCGGTGCTCAAGCTCGGCAAGTCCCAGAACCTGAAGGCTGGCCAGTGGGTGGTGGCCATCGGTTCACCGTTCGGCTTCGACCACACCGTGACCCAGGGCATCGTCAGTGCCATCGGTCGCAGCCTGCCGAACGAAAACTACGTTCCGTTCATCCAGACCGACGTGCCGATCAACCCGGGCAACTCCGGTGGCCCGCTGTTCAACCTCGACGGTGAAGTGGTGGGCATCAACTCCCAGATCTACACTCGTTCAGGCGGATTCATGGGGGTGTCCTTCGCGATTCCGATCGACGTTGCCATGGACGTATCGAACCAGCTCAAAAGCGAGGGCAAGGTCAGCCGTGGCTGGTTGGGCGTAGTCATTCAGGAAGTGAACAAGGACCTGGCGGAGTCCTTCGGGCTGGAGAAGCCTGCCGGTGCGCTGGTAGCGCAGATCCAGGAGGGCGGTCCGGCCGCCAAGGGCGGTCTGCAGGTGGGCGACGTCATCCTGAAGCTCAATGACCAGCCGATCATCATGTCCGCTGACCTGCCACACCTGGTCGGTGCGTTGAAGGCCGGTGCCAAGGCCAACCTGGAAGTGATCCGCGAAGGTAAGCGCAAGAACGTCGAACTGACCGTCGGCGCCATCCCGGAAGAAGGCGCGGAGCTGGAGTCGCAGCCAAAATCCGGCATCGAGCGCAGCAGCAATCGCCTGGGGGTGGCAGTGGTCGAGCTTACGGCCGAGCAGAAGCGAACCCTGGAGCTCCAGGGTGGTGTGGTGATCAAGGAAGTACAGGACGGTCCTGCCGCCCTGATCGGCCTGCAGCCAGGCGACATCATCACTCACCTGAACAACCAGGCCATCAGTTCCGCCAAGCAATTCACCGATATCGCCAATGCGCTGCCGAAGAATCGCTCGGTCTCGATGCGTGTCCTGCGTCAGGGACGTGCGAGCTTCATCACCTTCAAGCTGGCCGAATGA
- a CDS encoding MucB/RseB C-terminal domain-containing protein, with translation MRAIPLFTLLLGGWCAVPAHADEAQDWLNRLGQAEQQQSFQGTFVYERNGSFSTHNIWHRVQDGKVRERLLQQDGSAQEVLRVDGRTQCVSGALAPGLGNAEGTARALDPQKLKNWYDLAVVGRSRVAGRPAVIISLTPRDQHRYAFELHLDKETGLPLKSLLLNDKGQLLERFQFTRLNTGVPSENDLQASADCKAVVQSADKSTAVKAAWHSDWLPPGFELTSSNVRKDPDTNVQVNSLMYDDGLARFSVFLEPLNGATVTDTRTQLGPTAAVSRRLTTPQGEMMVTVVGEIPIGTAERIALSMRSDATATQ, from the coding sequence TTGCGCGCCATACCTCTATTCACGCTTCTGCTGGGTGGCTGGTGCGCTGTTCCAGCCCATGCCGATGAAGCCCAGGACTGGTTGAATCGTTTGGGCCAGGCCGAGCAACAGCAAAGTTTCCAGGGTACTTTCGTTTACGAGCGCAACGGCAGCTTTTCCACTCATAACATCTGGCACCGTGTCCAGGACGGTAAAGTCCGCGAACGGTTGCTCCAGCAGGATGGTTCCGCACAGGAGGTCCTGCGTGTTGACGGACGCACACAATGCGTCAGCGGTGCTCTGGCGCCGGGGTTGGGAAATGCTGAAGGCACTGCACGTGCGCTCGATCCGCAAAAACTCAAGAATTGGTACGACCTTGCCGTAGTGGGAAGGTCGCGCGTGGCCGGGCGACCGGCTGTGATCATCTCCCTGACACCCAGAGACCAGCATCGGTACGCTTTCGAACTGCATCTGGATAAAGAAACCGGCTTGCCGCTCAAGTCCCTGTTGCTCAATGACAAGGGGCAGTTGCTGGAGCGTTTCCAGTTCACGCGCTTGAATACCGGCGTGCCATCGGAAAACGACCTGCAGGCCAGCGCCGACTGCAAGGCGGTGGTGCAAAGTGCCGACAAGTCCACTGCGGTGAAGGCTGCCTGGCATTCGGACTGGCTACCACCGGGCTTCGAATTGACCAGCAGTAACGTGCGCAAGGATCCGGATACCAATGTGCAGGTCAACAGCCTGATGTATGACGACGGCCTGGCACGTTTCTCGGTATTCCTCGAGCCCCTGAACGGCGCTACCGTCACCGATACCCGTACCCAGCTCGGGCCAACGGCGGCCGTTTCTCGTCGCCTCACCACGCCCCAGGGCGAAATGATGGTGACGGTGGTCGGCGAGATCCCTATCGGTACGGCCGAACGGATCGCGCTGTCCATGCGTTCAGACGCCACGGCGACCCAATAA
- a CDS encoding sigma-E factor negative regulatory protein: MSREALQESLSAVMDNEADELELRRVLNAFDDVETRETWARYQIARAVMHKDLLLPRLDIAAAVSAALADEAVPAKASRGPWRSLGRLAVAASVTVAVLAGVRLYNQDEIAGVQMAQQSSQPGLAAPQVKGPAVLAGYSEGSETAGPMVNGVLQGQPGWHDQRLPSYLRQHAQQAALKGTESALPYARAASLENR; this comes from the coding sequence ATGAGTCGTGAAGCCCTGCAGGAATCGCTGTCCGCAGTGATGGATAACGAAGCGGACGAACTGGAATTGCGTCGGGTATTGAATGCCTTCGACGATGTTGAAACCCGTGAGACCTGGGCTCGTTACCAGATCGCCCGGGCTGTGATGCACAAGGACCTGCTGCTTCCGCGTCTGGATATCGCTGCGGCCGTTTCTGCTGCATTGGCTGACGAAGCCGTACCGGCTAAAGCTTCCCGCGGTCCATGGCGCAGCCTGGGTCGCCTGGCCGTTGCCGCGTCGGTTACCGTCGCCGTCCTGGCCGGTGTTCGCCTGTACAACCAGGATGAAATCGCCGGTGTCCAGATGGCGCAACAGTCCAGCCAGCCAGGCTTGGCCGCTCCACAGGTCAAGGGACCTGCGGTACTGGCCGGCTACAGCGAAGGTTCGGAAACCGCCGGCCCGATGGTCAACGGTGTTCTGCAAGGCCAGCCAGGCTGGCATGACCAGCGTCTGCCCAGCTACCTGCGTCAGCATGCCCAGCAGGCTGCGCTGAAAGGTACCGAAAGCGCGCTGCCTTACGCTCGTGCCGCTAGCCTGGAAAATCGTTAA
- the rpoE gene encoding RNA polymerase sigma factor RpoE, giving the protein MLTQEEDQQLVERVQRGDKRAFDLLVLKYQHKILGLIVRFVHDTHEAQDVAQEAFIKAYRALGNFRGDSAFYTWLYRIAINTAKNYLVSRGRRPPDSDVSSEDAEFYDGDHGLKDLESPERALLRDEIEGTVHRTIQQLPEDLRTALTLREFDGLSYEDIASVMQCPVGTVRSRIFRAREAIDKALQPLLQEN; this is encoded by the coding sequence ATGCTAACCCAGGAAGAGGATCAGCAGCTGGTCGAGCGCGTTCAGCGTGGCGACAAGCGAGCTTTCGATCTGCTAGTGCTGAAATACCAGCACAAAATTCTCGGGTTGATCGTGCGGTTCGTGCACGACACCCATGAAGCCCAGGATGTCGCTCAGGAAGCCTTCATCAAGGCCTACCGCGCACTTGGTAATTTTCGCGGCGATAGCGCGTTTTACACGTGGCTTTACCGCATCGCCATCAACACGGCGAAAAACTATCTGGTTTCACGCGGCCGCCGGCCGCCGGATAGCGATGTGAGTTCTGAAGACGCGGAGTTCTACGATGGCGATCACGGCCTCAAGGACCTCGAATCACCGGAACGAGCGTTGCTGCGGGATGAGATCGAGGGCACCGTCCATCGCACCATCCAGCAATTGCCTGAAGATTTGCGTACGGCGTTAACTTTACGTGAATTCGACGGTCTGAGTTACGAGGACATTGCCAGCGTCATGCAGTGTCCGGTGGGTACCGTGCGCTCCCGGATTTTCCGCGCTCGGGAGGCCATCGATAAAGCCCTGCAGCCTTTGTTGCAGGAAAACTGA
- the nadB gene encoding L-aspartate oxidase, whose amino-acid sequence MSQQYQHDVLVIGSGAAGLSLALTLPQHLRIAVLSKGDLANGSTFWAQGGVAAVLDDTDTIESHVEDTLNAGGGLCNPEAVRFTVEHSREAIQWLIDQGVPFTRDEHSGTEDGGFEFHLTREGGHSHRRIIHAADATGAAIFKTLLAQARQRPNIELLEQRVAIDLITEKRLGLDGDRCLGAYVLNRGTGEVDTYGARFVILASGGAAKVYLYTSNPDGACGDGIAMAWRSGCRVANLEFNQFHPTCLYHPLAKSFLITEALRGEGAHLKLPNGERFMPRFDPRAELAPRDIVARAIDHEMKRLGIDCVYLDISHKPEAFIKSHFPTVYERCLEFSIDITRQPIPVVPAAHYTCGGVMVDQHGRTDVPGLYAIGETSFTGLHGANRMASNSLLECFVYARSAAADILEQLPRIAAPTALPSWDASQVTDSDEDVIIAHNWDELRRFMWDYVGIVRTNKRLQRAQHRVRLLLDEIDEFYSNYKVSRDLIELRNLAQVAELMIRSAMERKESRGLHYTLDYPNLLPEALDTILVPPTYAD is encoded by the coding sequence ATGAGCCAACAGTATCAACACGATGTTCTGGTAATCGGCAGCGGTGCCGCCGGACTGAGCCTTGCCCTGACATTGCCCCAGCATTTGCGCATCGCAGTGCTGAGCAAAGGCGACCTGGCCAACGGCTCGACATTCTGGGCCCAGGGCGGCGTCGCAGCCGTACTGGACGACACCGATACCATTGAATCCCACGTCGAGGACACCCTCAACGCCGGCGGCGGCCTGTGCAACCCGGAAGCGGTACGTTTCACCGTCGAGCACAGCCGGGAAGCCATCCAGTGGCTGATCGACCAGGGCGTGCCGTTTACCCGGGACGAGCACTCCGGCACCGAAGACGGCGGTTTTGAGTTCCACCTGACCCGTGAAGGCGGCCACAGTCATCGGCGCATCATCCATGCAGCCGATGCCACCGGCGCGGCGATTTTCAAGACCCTGCTGGCCCAGGCACGTCAACGGCCCAATATCGAACTGCTGGAACAGCGGGTCGCGATCGACCTGATCACCGAGAAACGCCTGGGCCTGGACGGCGACCGTTGCCTGGGTGCCTATGTGCTCAACCGTGGCACCGGCGAAGTCGATACCTACGGAGCCCGCTTCGTGATCCTGGCGTCCGGTGGCGCGGCGAAAGTCTACCTTTATACCAGCAACCCCGACGGTGCCTGCGGCGACGGCATCGCCATGGCCTGGCGCTCGGGCTGCCGGGTGGCGAACCTGGAGTTCAATCAGTTCCACCCCACCTGCCTGTACCATCCGCTGGCCAAGAGCTTCCTGATCACCGAAGCCCTGCGTGGCGAAGGCGCGCACCTGAAGCTGCCCAATGGCGAACGTTTCATGCCACGCTTCGACCCGCGCGCCGAACTGGCGCCAAGGGATATCGTCGCCCGGGCCATCGACCATGAAATGAAGCGCCTGGGTATCGACTGCGTCTACTTGGACATCAGCCACAAACCCGAAGCCTTCATCAAGAGCCATTTCCCGACGGTGTACGAGCGCTGCCTGGAATTCTCCATCGACATCACCAGGCAACCGATCCCGGTGGTGCCTGCCGCGCACTACACCTGCGGCGGTGTGATGGTCGACCAGCACGGCCGCACCGACGTGCCGGGCCTGTACGCCATCGGCGAAACCAGCTTCACCGGCCTGCACGGCGCCAACCGCATGGCCAGCAACTCATTGCTGGAATGCTTCGTCTACGCCCGCTCGGCCGCGGCGGACATTCTGGAACAGTTGCCCCGGATCGCCGCTCCCACCGCACTGCCCTCCTGGGACGCCAGCCAGGTCACCGACTCGGACGAAGACGTGATCATCGCCCACAACTGGGACGAACTGAGGCGCTTCATGTGGGACTACGTCGGCATCGTGCGTACCAACAAGCGCCTGCAGCGGGCCCAGCACCGGGTGCGCCTGCTGCTGGATGAAATCGATGAGTTCTACAGTAACTACAAAGTCAGCCGCGACCTGATCGAGCTGCGCAACCTGGCCCAGGTGGCGGAGCTGATGATCCGCTCGGCCATGGAGCGCAAGGAAAGCCGGGGCCTGCATTACACCCTCGACTACCCGAACCTGTTGCCTGAAGCGCTGGACACTATCCTGGTGCCGCCCACCTACGCCGACTGA
- a CDS encoding protein YgfX translates to MSSPNNHFECRWRASGQLLAAYLLAQAFALGSLLLMSVPSGFAALGVAVCLAHGAWTVPRHLLLSHRQAFGGLRRDLDGWQLWNRADGWQAVQLRPDSLALPLIVVLRFRLKGERRVRSICVPRDALAPDLHRRLRVRLRFSRRRWAAPG, encoded by the coding sequence GTGTCCAGCCCAAATAACCACTTCGAATGCCGCTGGCGAGCCTCCGGGCAGTTGCTGGCGGCCTATCTCCTGGCCCAGGCGTTCGCCCTGGGCTCGTTACTGCTGATGTCTGTACCGAGCGGATTCGCAGCGCTTGGCGTTGCGGTGTGCCTGGCCCATGGTGCCTGGACGGTGCCGCGTCATCTGCTGTTGAGCCATCGCCAGGCCTTTGGCGGGTTGCGCCGTGACCTCGATGGCTGGCAACTCTGGAACCGCGCCGATGGCTGGCAGGCGGTGCAGTTGCGTCCCGACAGCCTGGCATTGCCACTGATCGTCGTGTTGCGCTTTCGCTTGAAGGGTGAGCGGCGAGTCCGCTCGATTTGCGTGCCCCGAGACGCGCTGGCACCGGATCTGCACCGGCGCCTGCGCGTACGGCTCAGGTTCAGTCGGCGTAGGTGGGCGGCACCAGGATAG
- a CDS encoding FAD assembly factor SdhE, with the protein MVEDVELNRLYWHSRRGMLELDVLLVPFVKEVYPHLNEVDRACYVRLLECEDQDMFGWFMERSESDDPELQRMVRMILDRVQPK; encoded by the coding sequence ATGGTCGAAGATGTAGAACTGAATCGCCTCTACTGGCATAGCCGTCGCGGCATGCTCGAACTTGATGTATTGCTGGTGCCATTCGTCAAAGAGGTCTATCCCCACCTTAACGAAGTGGATCGTGCCTGCTATGTCCGCCTGCTCGAGTGCGAGGATCAGGACATGTTCGGCTGGTTCATGGAGCGCAGTGAATCCGACGACCCGGAATTGCAACGCATGGTTCGGATGATTCTGGACCGTGTCCAGCCCAAATAA
- the ygfZ gene encoding CAF17-like 4Fe-4S cluster assembly/insertion protein YgfZ yields MADSAFFCTLSHEGVLAVRGVDASKFLQGQLTCNLNYLSDERASLGARCTQKGRMQSSFRIVLQGDGVLMAMATELLEPQLADLKKYAVFSKARLTDESAAWVRFGLENADTALAGLGLELPADVDCVARHESLIAIRVSPGRVELWAPAEQADALKIRLREVVAEADLNPWLLGQIRAGIGQVMPATRELFIPQMLNLQAIGGVSFKKGCYTGQEIVARMQYLGKLKRRLYRLQLDANELPEPGTALFSPSHGSSIGEVVIAARAEQNIELLAVLQAEAAEEGNVHLGTLEGPSLQLLDLPYELDRDREIQR; encoded by the coding sequence ATGGCTGATTCCGCTTTTTTCTGCACCCTGTCCCACGAAGGCGTCCTCGCGGTTCGCGGCGTGGATGCCAGTAAATTCCTGCAGGGCCAATTGACCTGCAACCTCAACTACCTGAGCGACGAGCGGGCCAGCCTCGGCGCCCGCTGCACCCAGAAAGGCCGCATGCAGTCCAGCTTTCGCATCGTGCTCCAGGGCGACGGGGTGCTGATGGCAATGGCCACCGAACTGCTCGAGCCGCAGTTGGCGGACCTGAAGAAATACGCGGTATTTTCCAAGGCCAGGCTCACCGACGAAAGCGCGGCCTGGGTCCGCTTCGGCCTGGAAAATGCCGACACGGCGCTCGCCGGCCTGGGCCTCGAGCTACCGGCTGACGTTGACTGTGTAGCGCGTCATGAATCCCTGATTGCCATCCGCGTCTCCCCCGGCCGCGTCGAACTGTGGGCGCCCGCCGAACAGGCCGACGCGCTCAAGATCCGCCTGCGCGAAGTAGTGGCCGAAGCCGACCTGAACCCGTGGCTGCTGGGCCAGATACGCGCAGGCATCGGCCAGGTCATGCCGGCTACCCGTGAACTGTTCATACCCCAGATGCTCAACCTGCAGGCCATCGGTGGCGTGAGTTTCAAGAAAGGCTGCTACACCGGCCAGGAAATCGTTGCCCGCATGCAGTACCTGGGCAAGCTCAAGCGGCGCCTCTATCGCCTGCAACTGGACGCCAACGAATTGCCGGAACCGGGTACGGCGTTGTTTTCTCCCTCCCATGGCAGTTCCATCGGTGAAGTGGTGATCGCAGCCCGCGCCGAGCAAAATATTGAACTGCTGGCGGTGTTGCAGGCCGAAGCAGCAGAAGAGGGCAACGTGCACCTCGGGACGCTGGAAGGCCCGTCGCTGCAGTTGCTGGACCTGCCTTACGAACTGGACCGCGACCGCGAGATCCAGCGCTGA
- a CDS encoding HDOD domain-containing protein has protein sequence MSDLADKVLRDLVEAIDNDDLVLPTLPEVALQIRRAAEDPEISVSNLSKVIGRDTALSARLIKVVNSPLLRATQEVTDLHTAITRLGVNYSSNLAIGLVMEQIFHARSEVVEQKMREVWRKSLEIAGISYALCRGYTQLKPDQAALGGLVHQIGVLPILTYAEDHNELLSDPISLSHVIDTIHPVLGDKLLSVWEFPERLVKLPGLYLDFSRESKQLDYVDLVQVAALYCYKDTDHPLGRIDVFRVPAFKKLGIDPDNKDRCADIEEARSMFY, from the coding sequence ATGAGCGATTTGGCGGATAAGGTCCTGCGGGATTTGGTGGAGGCCATCGATAACGATGACCTGGTTCTGCCGACATTACCGGAAGTGGCCCTGCAGATTCGCCGGGCCGCGGAAGACCCGGAGATCAGCGTCAGCAACCTGAGCAAGGTGATCGGCCGCGATACGGCGCTTTCGGCGCGCCTGATAAAAGTGGTCAACAGCCCGCTGCTGCGCGCCACCCAGGAAGTCACCGACCTGCACACTGCCATCACCCGCCTGGGCGTCAACTACAGCAGCAACCTGGCCATCGGCCTGGTCATGGAGCAGATCTTCCACGCCCGCTCCGAGGTGGTGGAACAGAAGATGCGCGAGGTCTGGCGAAAAAGCCTGGAGATCGCTGGCATCAGCTATGCGCTGTGCCGTGGCTACACGCAACTCAAGCCCGACCAGGCCGCGCTGGGTGGCCTGGTGCACCAGATCGGCGTGCTGCCGATCCTGACCTATGCCGAAGACCATAACGAATTGCTGTCGGACCCCATCAGCCTCAGTCATGTGATCGACACGATCCACCCGGTGCTGGGTGACAAGCTGCTCAGCGTCTGGGAGTTCCCGGAGCGATTGGTGAAGCTGCCAGGCCTGTACCTGGATTTCAGCCGAGAGTCGAAGCAGCTCGATTATGTCGACCTGGTACAGGTCGCGGCGCTGTACTGCTACAAGGACACCGATCATCCCCTCGGCAGGATCGATGTGTTCAGGGTCCCGGCCTTCAAGAAGCTGGGCATCGACCCGGACAACAAGGACCGTTGCGCGGACATCGAAGAAGCGCGATCGATGTTCTACTGA